The Nocardioides houyundeii genome includes the window CGCCCGGGTCGCCGGCACCGACCACCTGACCCTGCTGGCGGGGGGCCAGACCGACGGCTCCGTGGGATGGTTCGTCAGGCCGACCGTGGTGGAGTCGACCGACCCGACCGACCAGATGTTCTCCGAGGAGTACTTCGGCCCGATCCTCGCGGTGCACGTCTACGAGGACGCGCAGTTCGAGCAGGTCGTGACCCAGCTGGAGTCGTTCGCGCCGTACGCCCTCACCGGGGCGGTCATCGCGCAGGACCGCGCCGCGATCGCGTGGGCCCAGGACGCGCTGCGTTTCGCGGCCGGCAACTTCTACGTCAACGACAAGCCGACCGGGGCCGTGGTCGGACAGCAGCCCTTCGGCGGGGGGCGCGCCTCGGGGACCAACGACAAGGCGGGGGCGGCGGTCAACCTGCTGCGCTGGACGAGCCCGAGGTCGATCAAGGAGACGTTCCTGCCGCCCAAGGACCACCGCTACCCGCACATGGGCTGAGGTGCGATCCCGGGCCGGGCGGGTGCCGGGCCGGCACCACGGGGGGAACCACCACCGGGAACCAGCACGGGGGACAATGAGGTCATGACGCCGTACCTGCCGCCGCAGATCCCGCCGATGCACATGGGCGCGCTGCACGGCTACGAGCAGGCCCTCACGCTCGTGCTGGCCTTCGGTCCGTTCCTGGTGCTCGGGGTGCTCGTGTGGCTGCGGCGCCGGGAGGACCGGGAGGCCTCCTACCCAGACCGGGCGGGAGGCGACTCAGACCGGGCGGGAGGCGAGGTAGTCGGTGCCGACCGCGTTCTCGGTGCGCAGGGCCTTGACGAGGAGGTCGTGGACCAGCCCCTCGATCTTGCCGCCGACCAGCGGGATGGACACCTTGACGTCGAGGGTGACGGTCTCGGTGGTCACTCCCGCTGACTCCGCCAGCTCGGCGACACCGGTGATCTGACCCGGCTTGCCGGGGATCTCGACGGTGTAGTCGGCCCTGGCGTCCTGCCACGTCTCGGTCTGCACGATGTCGATCCGCTCGCCGACGAACTTGGCCGCGAACGCGGGGATGCCCTCCACCGCCTGCACCCGCTGCACCGTCACCCGGGTGCCGTCGGTGGTCTCCTCCACCTGCGCCTCGTGGCTGACCACGTGCTGGCGCTGGCACACCTGGTCGCGGAACTCGGGGTCCCGCAACATCGCGGCGACCGCCCCCAGAGGGGCGTCGTAGGTGAGGACGTGGTGGATTCGCTTGGTCATGGAGACATCATGACCGCTCGCTGTGACGCGCCGGTAGCCGCCCGTGTTGTATGTGTCACACCTCGCGTCCTAGGGTCGAGTCCGTGGCCACACCCGCTGATGAAGAGAAGCTCGACCTCCTGAGGCAGGCCGTGGCCTGCCGCGGCAGCGAGGACGTCGACGGCGTCCTCTCCGCAGGCGACGTGGAGGTCCTGCTCCCTGCCTACTACCGGCACGCGCCGCCGGAGGACCTGCTCGAGCGCACGCCCGTTGACCTCTTCGGCGCCTTCCTCAGCCACTACCGGGCCGCGCGGGTCCGGCCCCAGGGCCGGGCGGTGGTCCGGGTCCTCACTCCCGGAGCCGAGGGCGACGGCTGGTCCGCGAGCGGTCACTCGGTGGTCGAGATCGTCACCGACGACATGCCCTTCCTGGTCGACTCGGTCACCATGGAGCTGGCCCGGCAAGGTCGCGAGGTGCGCGGGGTCATCCACCCGCGGTTCTCCGTGGGCCGGGACCTCGGCGGGGAGATGGTGACGCTCGCGCCGCTGGACGAGACCGCCGCCCACGAGCACTTCGAGCAGGCTCCGGCGGAGTCCTGGATGCACGTGGAGATCGACCGGGTCACCGATCCCGAGGAGCCGGCGCGGCTGGCCGAGGCCCTCGAAGGGGTGCTTCGCGACGTGCGCGAGGCGGTCGAGGACTGGGAGAAGATGCGCGCCCAGGTCTCCGCGATCGTGGCGCAGCTGCGCACCGCACCCCCGGACCTGCCCGCAGCGGAGGTCCGCCAGGGCGGCGAGCTTCTGGAATGGCTTGCCGACGACCACTTCACCTTCCTCGGCTACCGCGAGTACGCGCTCGAGTCCTCCGGGGACGACCTCGCGCTGCGGGCGGTGCCCGGCACCGGGCTGGGCATCCTGCGCGCGGACCCGGACATGTCCGGCTCCTCGGGCCGGCTGGGGCCGGTGGTGCGGGAGAAGGCGACCGAGCGCACCCTGCTGGTCCTGACCAAGGCCAACTCCCGAGCCACCGTGCACCGCTCGGCCTACCTGGACTACGTCGGGGTGAAGACCTTCGACGAGCACGGCAACGTGGCCGGCGAGCGCCGCTTCCTGGGGCTGCTGGCCAGTCGCGCCTACACCGAGTCCATCACCCGGATCCCGCTGCTGCGGGAGAAGGCGGCGGCGGTGCTCGCCGCGGTCGGGTTCGACGACCGCAGCCACGCCGGCAAGGCGCTGATGGACACGCTGGAGAACTATCCGCGGGACGAGTTCTTCCACACCCCCGCGTCCGAGCTGACGCCCATCGCGCAGAGCGTGATGTACGTCGGTCAACGCCGGCAGCTGCGCGCCTTCGTGCGTCGCGACACCTACGCGCGCTACGTCTCCGCCCTGGTCTACCTGCCCCGGGACCGCTACAGCACCGTGGTGCGGGAGCGCTTCGCCGAGATCCTGCGGGACCAGCTGGGTGGGGAGACGGTGGAGTTCACGGCCCGGGTGGACGAGTCCAACACCGCCCGGGTCCACTTCGTGGTCCACCCGGCGCGGGGGAGAGCATCGGAGAGTTCGACACCGCGAGGATCGAGCACCTGCTCTCCGAGGCCTCGCGCTCCTGGCGCGAGGACCTGCTCGCTGCCCTGGTGGCCGAGCACGGTGAGGACCGCGGGTCCCAACTGGCACAGGCCTACGCACACTCCTTCCCCGAGGCCTACAAGGAGGACTTCAGCCCCCAGACCGGCGCCGCGGACCTGGCCCGGCTGGAGGCCATCGAGGGCGAGGAGGGCGTGGACCTGCAGCTCGCCCCGGCGCCGTCCGGCGAGCGTGACCAGGCCCGGCTCAAGGTGTTCCGGGCCGGGGCGCCGCTGTCGCTGTCGGAGGTGCTGCCGATCCTCTCCTCGATGGGCGTCGAGGTCGTCGACGAACGCCCCTACGAGCTCGAGGGCCTGTCCCGCAGGACGCACATCTACGAGTTCGGTCTGCGCCACCAGGGGCCGCTGCCGGAGCGCGCGCGCACGCTGTTCTCAGACACCATCCGCGCCGTCTGGGACGGGCTGAACGAGATCGACGGCTTCAACGCCCTGGTCCTGAGCGCGGGCCTGACCTGGCGCCAGGCCACCGTGCTGCGCGCCTACGCCAAGTACATGCGGCAGGGCCGTTCCCTGTTCTCCATGGGCTCGATCGAGTCCGCGCTGCGGGTCAACGTCGACATCACCCGGCTCCTGGTGCGTCTGTTCGAGGCGCGCTTCGACCCCGGGGAGGACGGCGCCCCGGGCGACGACGAGGCCCGGGTCGCGCGGGTGGAGGAGCTGCAGGGCCAGATCCGGGCCGCCCTGGACGAGGTCGTCAGCCTGGACCACGACCGCATCCTGCGCTCCTACCTGACCCTGCTCGGGGCGACGCTGCGCACCAACTACTTCCGGCCGGCCGGCGACGGCGGGCCGCGGTCCTACATCTCCTTCAAGCTGGACCCGTCCTCGATCCCGGAGCTGCCCGAGCCGCGACCGCAGTTCGAGATCTTCGTCTACTCCCCGCGCGTGGAGGGCGTGCACCTGCGCTTCGGCGCGGTCGCCCGTGGCGGCCTGCGGTGGTCGGACCGGCGAGACGACTTCCGCACCGAGGTGCTGGGCCTGGTCAAGGCGCAGATGGTCAAGAACACGGTGATCGTGCCGGTGGGTGCCAAGGGCGGCTTCTACGCCAAGAGGCTGCCCGATCCCGGTGACCGGGAGGCCTGGCTGGCCGAGGGGGTCGCCTGCTACCGGACCTTCATCTCGGGCCTGCTCGACATCACCGACAACCTCGTGGACGGAGCCTGCGTGCCGCCGCCGGACGTCGTACGGCACGACGGCGACGACGCCTACCTGGTGGTGGCCGCGGACAAGGGCACCGCGACCTTCTCCGACATCGCCAACGCGCTGGCAGGGGAGTACGGGTTCTGGCTGGGGGACGCCTTCGCCTCCGGCGGCTCCGTGGGATACGACCACAAGGCCATGGGCATCACCGCCCGCGGTGCGTGGGTCTCGGTGCAGCGGCACTTCCGCGAGCGGGGCATCGACTGCCAGCGCGAGGACTTCACCTGCGTCGGCATCGGCGACATGTCCGGAGACGTGTTCGGCAACGGCATGCTCTGCTCCGAGCACATCCGACTGGTGGCGGCCTTCGACCACCGCGACATCTTCCTGGATCCAGACCCGGACGCCGCCGTGTCGTACGCCGAGCGCAAGCGTCTCTTCGAGCTGCCGCGCTCCAGCTGGGCCAGCTACGACACCTCCCTGATCTCGCCGGGGGGAGGGGTGTTCAGCCGTCGCCTCAAGTCCATCCCGCTGGACGAGAAGGTCCGGCGGGCCCTCGGCATCGACGATGCGGTGGAGTCGATGACGCCCGCCGAGCTGATGCAGGCGATCCTGCTGGCCCCGGTGGACCTGCTGTGGAACGGCGGCATCGGCACCTACGTCAAGGCGAGCACCGAGACGCACGCGGACGCCGGCGACAAGGCGAACGACCCGATCCGGGTCGACGGTGCCCAGCTGCGGGCGCGGTGCGTGGGGGAGGGCGGCAACCTCGGCTTCACCCAGCTGGGGCGGATCGAGTACGCCTCGGTCGGTGCGGACGGGGACGGCGGCCGGATCAACGCCGACTTCATCGACAACTCGGCCGGGGTCGACACCTCCGACCACGAGGTCAACATCAAGATCCTGCTGGACCAGGTGGTCAAGGACGGCGGGATGGACACCGAGGGCCGCAACACCCTGCTCGCGGCCATGACCGACGAGGTCGCCGGCCTGGTGCTGCGCGACAACTACGAGCAGAACCTCGCCCTGGCCAACGCGGAGGCCCAGGCGCCGGCGCTCCTGCACGTGCACGAGGACTGGATGAAGACCCTGGAGCGGCGCGGAGTGCTGAACCGGGAGCTCGAGGGCCTGCCCTCGGGCAAGGAGGTACGCCGCCGGATCGAGCGCGGCGAGGGGTTGACGACGCCGGAGCTGTGCGTGCTCCTGGCCTGGACCAAGATCGTGCTGGCCGATGAGCTGCTGGCCACCGAGCTGCCGGACGACCCTTACCTGCGCCTGGACCTGATCACCTACTTCCCCTCCAACATGCGCCAGGACTACCGGGCGCAGATGCTCGCCCATCCGCTGCGGCGCGAGATCATCACCACCCAGGTGGTCAACGACCTGGTCAACGGCGCGGGCATCACCTACTGGCCGCGCCTGGCCCGGGAGACCGGGGCCGGGGCGGCCGAGCTGACGCGTGCCAACTTCGTGGCCCGGGAGCTCTTCGGCTCCCTGGCCCTGCGCGACGAGATCCGGCAGGCCGACAACCGGCTGCCGGCCGCGGTACAGACCCGGATGCGGCTGGAGATGCGCACCCTGGTCGAGCGGGCCTCACGCTGGCTGGTGGCCAACCGGCGCGCGCCCCTGGACAGCGACGCCATCGTCGACGCGCTCAGCGTGCCGGTGCAGAAGGCGATGCTCGAGCTGCCGAACCTCATCGGTGGTCGCGAGCAGCTCGCCTTCGAGGGCAGGCGTGACTCCCTGATCCAGCAGGGTGTGCCCGAGGGCCTCGCCACCCGGGTGGCGGTGCTGCCCGCGGCGTACTCGTTGCTCTCGATCATCGAGACCGCCGATCGTGCGGGCGAGGCGACCGCGGACGTGGCCCGCCTGCACTTCACCCTCGGCGAGCGGCTGGGACTGCCGGCGCTGGTGCAGCGCATCCTCAGCCTGCCCCGGGCCGACCGGTGGCAGGCGATGGCGCGGGCCGCGCTGCGGGACGACCTCTACTCGGTGCACGCCCAGCTGACCGCGCAGGTGCTCTCCGGGACGCCGGACGAGGAGTCGGCCGCAGCCCGGGTCGCCGCCTGGGAGGACGCCCACCCGCAGCTGGTGGCCCGTTCGGCGGAGACCCTGGAGGAGATCTGCCTCGACGACGAGGCGGACCTGGCGCGGATGTCGGTGGGACTGCGGGTGGTGCGCGGACTGCTCACCATCGGCTGACCGCGGGTGCGGATCCGCCGCGGGGCAGGGGCGGCGACGCAGGCGTCTACGCTGACGCTCGTGAACCAGATGACCGCGGGGGAGCGGCGCCGATGGCCCCTGGTGCCCGGCGACCTGCTGCGGGCGGCGGCCCTGCTCAGCGTCGTGGTCAGCACCTTCACCGACGGCTTCATCGGGTTCGCCCTCTTCATGCTGGTGCTGGGAGGCGTCATGGTGCCCCGGGCGCTGGGTGCGCCGGCCGTGCTGGACGTGGCCTACTGCGCGATGCTGCTCTTCGGCGCCTGGGCGGCCCAGCTCGACTGGTACCGGCGCGTGGGTTGGCTGGACGTGGTGGTCCACGCCTGCGCCACCGGACTGGTGGCTGCCATCGGGTACGTCGCGGCGCGCCGGCTGCGACTGTTCTCCACCGACCAGCCCCGGGGCGGTGTCTGGCTGGTCACCGTGTGCCTGGGGATGACCCTGGCGGTGCTGTGGGAGTTCGGCGAGTGGCTGGGTCACGCCTTCCTAGACGAGCACATCCAGGTCGGGTACGACGACACCATGGGCGACCTGGTCGCCGGCCTGGCCGGCTCGGTCGTCGCTGCCCTGCTGCTCGCCTCCCGGCTCCCGGCGCGCCGCCGGTGACCGGGCACCGGTCGGCCCGCGGGCCGCAGGCAGCGGTCACCGTCTCGGTGGTGATCCCGGTGCTGGACGACGCGGTGGCGCTGCGCCACTGCCTGGAGCTGCTCAGCCGCCAGAGCCTGGCGCCGCTGGAGGTCGTGGTCGTCGACAACGGCTCGAGCGACGACAGCGCGCAGGTGGCCAGGGACTTCGGTGCGGTGGTGGTCCACGAGCCTCGTCGCGGCATCCCGATGGCCGCCGCCGTCGGGTACGACGCCGCGAGCGGGGAGGTCATCGCCCGGCTGGACGCCGACTCCCGCCCGCCGCGGCACTGGGTGGCGCGGGTCGCCCGGGCGATGTCGGAGGAGAGCCGGGACGCGGTCACGGGCACCGGCTGGTTCTACGACCTGCCCTGGCCGCTGCGCGGGCCGGTGGCCTGGATCTACCTCGGGGCCTACTACGCGCTGTGCCACCTGGCCCTGGGGCACACCGCGGTGTGGGGCTCCAGCATGGCGGTGCGGCGCACCACCTGGCAGGCGGTGAGTGCCCAGGTGCACCGCGAGGACCCCGAGCTGCACGACGACCTGGACCTGGCCTTCGTGCTGGGGCCGACACGCCGGATCGTCCTGGACCCCACCCTCGGGGTGGGAGTCTCGGCCCGCTCGCTGCGCGGTGGGGCACAGCTGCGCCGCCGGCTGGTGCGGGCGCTGCGCACCCTGAGGGTGAACTGGGCGGTGCAACCCCCCTGGCTGCGCTGGACCGAGAGACTGGAGCGGGCGCTCAGCCGGAGAGGGTCAGCAGGATGAGCAGCTGGGTGACGAGGAACCCGGTGAGGTAGTTCAACCACAGGAAGCGGCGCCAGCCGTCGTGCGCCCGCTCGCACTCGGTGTCACGCAGCCGCAGGTACGGCGCCACGTTGGCCAGGTAGGGCAGCACCAGGGCCGCGGCCAGCGTGGCGGGCCACGGCAGGGTCAGCAGCAGCAGGCCCGCCAGGAGGTAGGCGCCCAGGGCGAACCACGTGGTGCGCCGTGCCCCCAGCACGGTGCCCACCGAGCCGATCCCGCCGGCCCGGTCGGCCTCGATGTCCTGCACAGCCCCGAACGCGTGCGAGGCGACACCCCACGCGAAGAAGCCGCCCAGTGCCGCTGCCGCCGTGCCGGTGACCGGTGCGTCGGCCAGCGCCAGGCCCAGCACGGCGGGGCTGACGAAGTGCGTGCTGGAGGTGAGCGAGTCCAGGAAGGGCCGCTCCTTGAACCGCAGGAGGGGCGCTGAGTAGGCGACCACCGCGAAGACGCTGACGGCCAGCACCAGCGTGGAGCGCAGGTCCCCCAGCGCCACCAGCGCGGCCACGAACGGCACGTTGAGGAGCACCGCGGACCAGATCGTCAGGCTGTGCACCCGGCGGTCCAGGACCATGCCCTCCACGCCGCCCTTGCGCGGGTTGCGGATGTCGGACTCGTAGTCGAAGACGTCGTTCACGCCGTACATCAGCAGGTTGTACGGGACCAGGAACCAGATGGTGCCCAGCACCAGCACCAGGTCGACCCCGCCGCCGGCCAGCAGGTAGGCCGCCGCGAAGGGGTAGGCGGTGTTGACCCAGCTCAGCGGTCGCGAGGACCCGACGACCTGACCCAGCAGTCGGGCGCCGCTCCCGGCCTCGGCGGCCACGGTGCTCACCTGGTCCCCGGCTCGGTACGGCGTGCCGGCCCCTGGAGCAGGAGCCGCAGCGCGGGCAGAGCGGCCACGGCGGCCAGCGGCCAGGCGAAGTCCTCGATCGGAGCCAGGCCGATCATGACTCCCGAGAGCTGGCTGTCCTCGAAGCGGAACAGGTCCGCGGCGATCATCACGTTGTCGAAGACGGCGGTCAGGCCCATCATCGCGGCCGCGGTCGCCCCCGTGGCGGCCCACCAGGACCGGTCGGGGCGCCGCAGCACCGCAGCGACCACCAGCAGCGCCGCGGCGCTGAGCAGGAAGAGCCCGGCGAGTCCGGCGTAGGTCACCGGCGCACCTCCGCCCGCCACGGCGCTCGCAGGAGCAGGGAGTGCAGCACCATCGTGATATAGCACAGGAAGATGATGAAGAAGATCTCCTCCACCGGAAGCTCGGGCAGCACCTCCAGCCCGGTCATCGCGGGGGAGTCGCCGCGCACGTACATGCCGAGCTCGATCGCGACCAGGTCCCAGGCGATGAAGAACGCCACCCCGAGGCCCACCACGACGGCCGCCAGGCGGGGGCGGGCGAACAGGAAGAGCGACCACCGCCGGTCGACCAGACCCATGCACAGCGTGGACAGCACGACGAAGCCCAGGTAGAGCAGGCTCACGCATCCACCGCCGGGGGCACCGGGGACGGTCCGCTGGTGCGGTCGCCCCGCAGCCGCTTCAGGGCGAGCTCCGCGCTGATCAGGCACATCGGCAGCCCGATGCCCGGGCGGGTGCCGTAGCCGGCGTAGTGCAACCCGTCCACCTTCTTCGAGACGTTGTCGGCGCGCAGGAAGGCGCTCTGCCTCAGCACGTGACCTGGTCCGAGCATGCTGCCACGGTAGGAGTTCAGCTCGCCGGCGAAGTCGCCGGGGCCGAAGGTGCGGCGTACCTCCACGCGCTCGGCGAGGTCGGGCACTCCGGCCCAGCCGGCGACCTGGGCGATGGCCGCGTCCACGATCTTCTCCACGTTCGGATCGCCCCGGCCGTCGGTCCCGCCCCGTCCGATGCCCGGGTCCGCGGGGACGGGCACCAGCACGAAGAGGTTCTCCTTGCCGGCCGGGGCCACCCGGTCGTCGGTGGCCGAGGGGCGGCACACGTAGAGCGAGGCGGGATCCGGCACCCGGGAGGGGTGGCCGAAGATGTCGTCGAAGTTCTGGTGCCAGTCGCGGGTGAAGAACAGCGAGTGGTGAGCCAGCTGGGGCAGGGCACCGTCGACGCCCAGCATCGCCAGCACTCCGCCCGGGCCGGCGTCCCGCTTGGCCCACCAGGACTCGGGATAGGTCTGCAGGTGCCTGGGCAGGAGTGCGGTCTCGACGTGGTGCAGGTCGGCGGCGCCGACCACGATGTCGGCGTCGAGCTCGTGGCGGGCCCCGTCGCCGTCGACGTAGGTGACCCCGCGAACGGCGGCGCGGCGGCCGCGGCCAGGGGAGGGTGCGGTGGTGCGGATCTCCTGCACCGTGCACCCGGTGTGCAGGTGGGCCCCGGCCTGGGCCGCCAGGCGGGTGATCGCGTCGATGAGGGTGGTGAAGCCGCCGCGCGGGTAGAGCACCCCGTCGGCCAGGTCCATCCAGCTCATCAGGTGGTACATGCTGGGCGCCCGGTCCGGGGAGGTGCCCAGGAAGACCGCGGGGTAGCCGAGCACCTGGCGCAGGCGCACGTCGTCGAAGCGGGCCGCCACGTGGGACTCCAGGGACCGGGTCAGCAGGGCGCCGAGCCGTGGCCCGTTGCGCAGCACGTCGGCGTTGAGCAGGGAGGAGCCGGAGTCGAAGCTGGTGTAGAGGAAACGATCGACCGCGAGGTCGTAGACATGCCGCGCGGAGTCGAGGTAGCTCGACAGCGCCGACCCGGCACCGGGTTCCAGGGACTCGAAGAGCCGCTCGTTCTCCGCCCGGGTGCCGGCGATGTCGACCGGCTCGGCATCGCCCTCGAAGAAGACGCGGTAGCCGGGGTCCAGGCGCACCAGGTCCAGCTCGGCGGCGGCCGAGGTGCCGAGCATCGCGAAGAAGTGCTCGAAGACCTCGGGCATCAGGTACCACGAGGGTCCGGTGTCGAACCGGTAGCCGTCGGTCTCCCAGAGCCCGGCGCGGCCCCCCAGCTCGTCGTGCTGCTCGAGCAGGTCGACGCTCCAGCCGTCGGTCGCGAGCAGGGCAGCGGTGGCGAGGCCGCTGATGCCGCCGCCGATGACCACCACGCGGCCCGCGCTCATCGGGCGCTCCGCAGCAGGCTGCCGACGACCAGGCGCGCCTTGTGCGGACCGGGCACCCGCACCCGGCGCCGGCGGATCTCGACGGCCGGGGTGGCGCGCAGCCGGGCGGACAGCTCGGCGAAGAGGTCGTGGGCCACCCGCACCGCCCGACGGCTGCTCGGCGGCAGGTCGGGGATCACCGCGGCCGCGGCGGCCAGGTCGAGGTCGATGTCGTCCAGGAGCGCGTCGCGCGTCCGGTCGTCGAGGTGCTCGGGGTCGAGCCCGGGGAAGTAGTGACGTCCCAGGTCCTGCTCGTCGGCGGCCAGGTCCCGCAGGAAGTTCACCTTCTGGAAGGCCGCACCCAGGCGCCGGGCGCCGGGGGCGAGGGCGTCGTACGCCGTGGCGGGGTCGGGCTCGTCGACCAGGAAGGCCCGCAGGCACATCAGGCCCACCACCTCGGCCGAGCCGTAGACGTAGCGCTCGAAGCTCTCCGCGTCGTGCTCGCTGCGGAACAGGTCGGTGCGCATCGAGGAGAAGAACGGGTCGATCAGCTCGGGGCCGATGCCGGCGACCCGCGCCGTGCGGGCGAAGGCGTGCACCACCAGGTTGGGGCTCATGCCGCGCACCAGGGCCGCGCGCAGCTCGCGTTCCAGGTCGTCCAGCGCCGCGGCCTGGTGTGCACGTGAGCCGTCCGGCCGCGGCGCGTCGACGACCTCGTCGGCCACCCGCACCAGGGCGTAGATGTTGCGCACCCGGGTGCGGACGGGCTCGGCGAGCAGCCGGCTGGCCATGCCGAAGGAGCTGGAGTAGCGCCGGATCACCAGCGCGGAGGCGGCCTCGGCGACCGCGTCGTAGAGCTCGAAGGGGTGCGGTGCCGGTCGGGACTCGGGCCCGCCCTGCGGGTCGGCCGCGCTCATGCCGCGCCCTCGCGCAGCATGCCGGACACGTCGCCCACCCGCTCGACCAGCCCGGCCGGCAGACCCAGGGCCACCGTGTGGCGCGCCGCCGCCGCGAGGTGCTCGGCTGCCAGGTCGCTGACGAACGCGTGCGAGCCACCGGCGCGCAGCGCGGCCCGGACCCGCTCCGCGTCCTGCTCGGTGAGCCGGGGGTCGCCCAGGTGGCGTCGCACCGTGGTCCAGGCCGGGGTGGTGCGCGCGTGCACGATCAGGGGAGTGCGCTTGCCCTCGCGGAGATCGCTCACCGCGGCCTTGCCGGTCTGCTCGGGAGTGCCGAACATGCCGACCAGGTCGTCGATGAGCTGGAACGCGACCCCGACCCGGCGGCCGATCTCGCCCAGACCGGCGACCACCTCCGGTGACGCGTCGGCCAGCACCGCACCGCACTGCAGCGGCAGCTGGAAGGAGTAGACGGCCGTCTTGTGCTCGGCCATCGTCAGGACCTCCTCCATCGTGGGCTCCTCCAGGCCGAGGGAGAGACGCACGTCCGCGAGCTCGCCGGCGGCCGAGACCCGCAGCGCGTGGTCGAAGAGGTCCAGCAGCCGGCGCACGGTCGAGGGTGGGACCGGGGCGGTGGCGACGGCACGGAGCGCGTCGGCGAGCGCGAGGTCGCCGGTCAGCACGGCACCGGTCAGGGCGTAGGAGTCGGCGCCCGAGGGGGAGGCGCCCGCCCGGGTCGCCGCGGACCGGAAGGCGCCGGAGGCGCTTGGCCGCCCCCGTCGTACGTCGTCCCCGTCGATGACGTCGTCGTGCACCAGGAAGGCGGTGTGCAGCAGCTCGACGGCCTCGGCCACCTGCGTCACGGCCTCGCCGGCCCGCCCGCCCAGCAGGTCGTGGATGGAGTGGACCAGGCGGGGTCGGAACTGCTTGCCCCCGGTCCCGGCCCGGGACAGGGCCGTCTCCAGTGCCGCATCATCGGAGTCCAGCGGAGTGCTCATCGCCGGCCTCCGGCGAGGGTCGGCGACCAGTCGCGCGCCTCGAGCCGGGGGTGCTGCTCGACCAGCCACGGGCTCAGCGCCCAGGGTGCTGCGGCCACCGCGGCCCGCAGCTCCTCACGGGTGACCCAGCGGAACTCCTCCGCCTCGTCGGGGTTGGGGGCGGGCGCCTGCTCGGTCTCGGCGACCCAGACCGGGCAGATCTCGTTCTCCACGGTGCCGGAGGCGTCGACCGCCCGGTAGCGGAAGTCCGGGAGCACCAGCTCCAGGTCGCGCAGGACCAGGCCCAGCTCGTGAGCCGCGTAGCGGTGCACCGCTGCCTCCGGCTCCTCGCCGGGACGCGGGTGGCCGCAGAAGGAGTTCGTCCACACCCCGGGCCAGGTTCGCTTGCCGACGGCCCGCCGAGTCAGCAGCACCCGTCCGTCCGCGTCGCGCACGTGGCAGGAGAAGGCCAGGTGCAGCGGCGTCCGGGTGGTGTGCACCTCTGTCCGCGGCGCGGTCCCGCACGGTGCGCCGTCGTCGTCCAGGAGGACGACGAGGTCGGGGGCCAGACTCACGACTGCCACGCTCCCAACGTCTCGTGCGTGCTGCCACGCGGTGGTCCGGCGCAGACCAAGAAACTGCCCCGGTGCACGTTGTTCGGACCCCGGCGCCAATCGGATTGGTCAGTTCTTGTCCATAATTGGTGAGGTGCCTCACTTCAGGACCATAGCCAAGTGTGGCCCGGGCGGCGAGCGCGACAGTGCGGAGCGGACGGCCTCAGCTCGCCTTCTTCGCCGCTACCTTCTTGGCGGCCGTCTTCTTGGCTGTGGTCTTCCTCGCGGCCGCCTTCTTGGCGGGGGCCTTCTTGGCCGTGGCCTTCTTCGCCGCGGCCCCCTTCGCGGCCCCCTCCGCCGCCCCCTTGGCAGGGGCCTCGTCGGCGGGCTCGTCGGCTGGTTCGTCGGCGGTCGGCACGTCCTCGCCACGGGCCTTCTTGGCGGCGTTCACGGACTTCTGGAGCGCGGCCAGCAGGTCGACCACCTCACCGGAGCTCTTGGTGGCGGTGGCGGTGCGCTTGACCTCGCCGCCCTCGATCTT containing:
- a CDS encoding lycopene cyclase domain-containing protein, which translates into the protein MTYAGLAGLFLLSAAALLVVAAVLRRPDRSWWAATGATAAAMMGLTAVFDNVMIAADLFRFEDSQLSGVMIGLAPIEDFAWPLAAVAALPALRLLLQGPARRTEPGTR
- a CDS encoding glycosyltransferase family 2 protein is translated as MTGHRSARGPQAAVTVSVVIPVLDDAVALRHCLELLSRQSLAPLEVVVVDNGSSDDSAQVARDFGAVVVHEPRRGIPMAAAVGYDAASGEVIARLDADSRPPRHWVARVARAMSEESRDAVTGTGWFYDLPWPLRGPVAWIYLGAYYALCHLALGHTAVWGSSMAVRRTTWQAVSAQVHREDPELHDDLDLAFVLGPTRRIVLDPTLGVGVSARSLRGGAQLRRRLVRALRTLRVNWAVQPPWLRWTERLERALSRRGSAG
- a CDS encoding NAD-glutamate dehydrogenase, with the translated sequence MAEHGEDRGSQLAQAYAHSFPEAYKEDFSPQTGAADLARLEAIEGEEGVDLQLAPAPSGERDQARLKVFRAGAPLSLSEVLPILSSMGVEVVDERPYELEGLSRRTHIYEFGLRHQGPLPERARTLFSDTIRAVWDGLNEIDGFNALVLSAGLTWRQATVLRAYAKYMRQGRSLFSMGSIESALRVNVDITRLLVRLFEARFDPGEDGAPGDDEARVARVEELQGQIRAALDEVVSLDHDRILRSYLTLLGATLRTNYFRPAGDGGPRSYISFKLDPSSIPELPEPRPQFEIFVYSPRVEGVHLRFGAVARGGLRWSDRRDDFRTEVLGLVKAQMVKNTVIVPVGAKGGFYAKRLPDPGDREAWLAEGVACYRTFISGLLDITDNLVDGACVPPPDVVRHDGDDAYLVVAADKGTATFSDIANALAGEYGFWLGDAFASGGSVGYDHKAMGITARGAWVSVQRHFRERGIDCQREDFTCVGIGDMSGDVFGNGMLCSEHIRLVAAFDHRDIFLDPDPDAAVSYAERKRLFELPRSSWASYDTSLISPGGGVFSRRLKSIPLDEKVRRALGIDDAVESMTPAELMQAILLAPVDLLWNGGIGTYVKASTETHADAGDKANDPIRVDGAQLRARCVGEGGNLGFTQLGRIEYASVGADGDGGRINADFIDNSAGVDTSDHEVNIKILLDQVVKDGGMDTEGRNTLLAAMTDEVAGLVLRDNYEQNLALANAEAQAPALLHVHEDWMKTLERRGVLNRELEGLPSGKEVRRRIERGEGLTTPELCVLLAWTKIVLADELLATELPDDPYLRLDLITYFPSNMRQDYRAQMLAHPLRREIITTQVVNDLVNGAGITYWPRLARETGAGAAELTRANFVARELFGSLALRDEIRQADNRLPAAVQTRMRLEMRTLVERASRWLVANRRAPLDSDAIVDALSVPVQKAMLELPNLIGGREQLAFEGRRDSLIQQGVPEGLATRVAVLPAAYSLLSIIETADRAGEATADVARLHFTLGERLGLPALVQRILSLPRADRWQAMARAALRDDLYSVHAQLTAQVLSGTPDEESAAARVAAWEDAHPQLVARSAETLEEICLDDEADLARMSVGLRVVRGLLTIG
- a CDS encoding prenyltransferase gives rise to the protein MSTVAAEAGSGARLLGQVVGSSRPLSWVNTAYPFAAAYLLAGGGVDLVLVLGTIWFLVPYNLLMYGVNDVFDYESDIRNPRKGGVEGMVLDRRVHSLTIWSAVLLNVPFVAALVALGDLRSTLVLAVSVFAVVAYSAPLLRFKERPFLDSLTSSTHFVSPAVLGLALADAPVTGTAAAALGGFFAWGVASHAFGAVQDIEADRAGGIGSVGTVLGARRTTWFALGAYLLAGLLLLTLPWPATLAAALVLPYLANVAPYLRLRDTECERAHDGWRRFLWLNYLTGFLVTQLLILLTLSG
- a CDS encoding DUF2505 domain-containing protein, with translation MTKRIHHVLTYDAPLGAVAAMLRDPEFRDQVCQRQHVVSHEAQVEETTDGTRVTVQRVQAVEGIPAFAAKFVGERIDIVQTETWQDARADYTVEIPGKPGQITGVAELAESAGVTTETVTLDVKVSIPLVGGKIEGLVHDLLVKALRTENAVGTDYLASRPV
- a CDS encoding lycopene cyclase domain-containing protein, coding for MSLLYLGFVVLSTLCMGLVDRRWSLFLFARPRLAAVVVGLGVAFFIAWDLVAIELGMYVRGDSPAMTGLEVLPELPVEEIFFIIFLCYITMVLHSLLLRAPWRAEVRR